One region of Primulina tabacum isolate GXHZ01 chromosome 1, ASM2559414v2, whole genome shotgun sequence genomic DNA includes:
- the LOC142550000 gene encoding B3 domain-containing transcription repressor VAL1-like isoform X1 yields MGSENCMNDACRTTTLSEWKKGWSLKSGGFATLCHYCGLAYENSVFCETFHFKESGWRECKLCRKIIHCGCTASRYLYEYMDFGGISCLSCAKHLEIQPVQPVQDDSLVLILESFKQTPSDLPCGPFMTNGVKDVYPLVTEHKRNDDKFSTERLLQLTKAVEATDVISKLGQVRREESMLKTVDTQNCVSNLRQQCSSPAFLKTDIGQPKQEVKDTHESLTQQSQNFSLATPLGSSSSHLPFVGEITEGVEQSKSSFQHGKSTKQAFSKPVKNSPASCSETNKGNIAQKRFARPPADGRGRTQLLPRYWPKITDQELQQLSGDLKSSIVPLFEKILSASDAGRIGRLVLPKACAEAYFPPINQSEGIPIRIQDIKGKHWTFQFRFWPNNNSRMYVLEGVTPCIQNMQVQAGDVVTFSRIDPGGQLVIGCRKATNNSDVQDSHATILPNGNSYGEMSYSGVTDTLLTVSYYFLFLLDSFFYCFYAYDNDIIFFPYIRKTGGRTSDDSMQQSNHVSEKKLRNIKNIRHLMPNDEAVELRITWEEAQELLRPSPSAKPTIVVVEDLEFEEFDEPPIFGKRTIFTSRLSGEQEQLAQCDICSKWRRLPVHALLSAEWTCSDNTWDSNRCSCSALDDISLQDLEALFTYNNEFKKRRISDNVSKEGEPSGLDALATIAVLGDNIGDTGESSAGATTRHPRHRPGCSCIVCIQPPSGKGKHEPTCKCNVCSTVKRRFKTLMMRKKKRQSERENELAQVKDKPACAKICFEKEEEDIAGNALLDMNHQKANEDGNLMHLDEAKMGRLDLNCDPYREEDGMSLTTLMSVSTLPFDMFLGKPDALPTLEASMLRKEDNVAGEGAILPRDSGQENNPGDG; encoded by the exons ATGGGGTCAGAGAATTGCATGAATGACGCGTGCCGTACGACGACGTTGTCTGAGTGGAAAAAAGGTTGGAGCTTGAAATCAGGAGGATTCGCCACGCTTTGTCACTACTGCGG ATTAGCGTATGAGAATTCAGTCTTCTGTGAGACATTCCACTTTAAGGAATCTGGTTGGAGGGAATGCAAATTATGTAGGAAG ATCATCCACTGTGGGTGCACTGCTTCAAGATATCTGTATGAATACATGGATTTCGGAGGTATCAGTTGCCTAAGCTGTGCAAAGCATTTGGAAATTCAACCTGTGCAACCAGTTCAG GATGATTCCTTGGTACTTATACTTGAATCATTCAAGCAGACTCCCAGTGATCTTCCCTGTGGCCCGTTTATGACAAATGGTGTAAAAGATGTGTATCCTCTAGTTACTGAGCATAAAAGAAATGACGACAAATTTAGTACTGAGAGACTTCTTCAGTTGACGAAGGCTGTGGAAGCAACTGACGTGATTTCGAAGCTCGGGCAAGTTAGACGAGAAGAATCTATGTTGAAAACCGTGGACACCCAAAACTGCGTATCAAATCTCAGACAGCAGTGTTCCTCACCTGCTTTTCTCAAAACAGATATCGGTCAACCAAAACAAGAAGTTAAAGATACACACGAGTCTCTGACTCAGCAGTCTCAAAACTTCTCTTTGGCAACTCCTTTAGGTAGCTCAAGTTCGCATCTGCCTTTTGTTGGAGAGATTACTGAAGGGGTCGAACAGAGCAAAAGTTCTTTCCAACATGGTAAAAGTACAAAGCAAGCATTCTCAAAGCCAGTCAAGAATAGTCCTGCATCCTGTTCAGAGACAAACAAAGGCAATATTGCGCAAAAACGTTTTGCTAGGCCTCCAGCTGATGGGCGGGGTCGGACTCAGCTGCTTCCTCGCTACTGGCCTAAGATCACGGATCAAGAATTGCAGCAATTATCCGGAGA CTTGAAATCCTCGATTgtaccattgtttgagaagatCCTGAGTGCAAGTGACGCTGGCCGAATTGGTCGCTTGGTCCTTCCTAAAGCCTGTGCTGAA GCATATTTTCCGCCTATTAATCAATCAGAAGGTATACCTATAAGGATTCAGGACATAAAAGGAAAACATTGGACATTTCAATTTAGATTTTGGCCTAATAATAACAGCCGAATGTATGTATTGGAGGGTGTTACCCCTTGCATCCAAAATATGCAAGTACAAGCCGGTGACGTAG TGACGTTTAGTCGGATAGATCCTGGGGGTCAGCTCGTGATAGGCTGTCGGAAGGCGACAAATAACAGTGATGTGCAG GATTCTCATGCAACCATCCTTCCAAATGGTAATTCTTATGGGGAAATGTCGTATTCTGGTGTCACCGACACTTTGCTTACCGTAAGTTATTACTTTCTTTTTTTACTTGATTCattcttttattgtttttacGCCTATGATAATGACATAATCTTCTTTCCCTATATTCGGAAGACTGGAGGCCGAACATCTGATGATTCCATGCAGCAAAGTAATCATGTGTCTGAGAAGAAGTTGAGAAACATTAAAAATATACGGCATCTTATGCCCAATGATGAAGCTGTGGAGCTGAGAATTACATGGGAAGAAGCACAAGAGTTGCTTCGTCCCTCACCATCTGCCAAACCAACCATTGTCGTGGTCGAGGACCTTGAATTTGAAGAATTTGAT GAGCCACCAATTTTCGGTAAGAGGACAATTTTCACTTCTCGACTTTCAGG AGAGCAGGAACAACTTGCACAATGCGACATTTGCTCAAAATGGCGAAGATTACCTGTTCATGCTCTTCTTTCTGCCGAGTGGACTTGTTCAGATAATACTTGGGACTCGAATAG GTGTTCATGTTCAGCACTAGACGATATAAGTCTGCAGGATCTGGAAGCTCTCTTTACCTATAACAATG AGTTTAAGAAGAGAAGAATTTCAGATAATGTGTCCAAAGAAGGGGAGCCGTCTGGCTTAGATGCGTTGGCTACCATTGCAGTTCTAGGAGACAACATTGGCGACACGGGAGAGTCTTCTGCTGGGGCCACCACAAGACATCCTCGACACCGGCCAGGATGCTCTTGCATTGTTTGCATCCAACCTCCCAGTGGGAAAGGAAAACACGAGCCCACATGCAAATGCAACGTCTGTTCAACCGTAAAACGCCGATTCAAGACTCTAATGATGCGGAAGAAGAAGAGACAATCAGAACGTGAGAATGAGCTCGCCCAGGTGAAAGATAAGCCTGCTTGTGCCAAAATTTGTTTCGAGAAGGAAGAAGAAGATATCGCTGGAAATGCTCTTTTAGATATGAATCATCAGAAGGCAAACGAAGATGGAAATCTAATGCATTTGGACGAGGCGAAAATGGGAAGATTGGATTTGAACTGTGATCCGTATCGTGAAGAGGATGGGATGAGCTTGACAACGTTGATGAGCGTTTCTACTCTTCCTTTCGATATGTTCTTGGGGAAGCCGGATGCCTTACCAACCCTTGAAGCATCTATGCTTAGGAAGGAAGATAATGTTGCCGGTGAAGGAGCCATTCTTCCTAGAGATTCGGGACAAGAAAATAATCCAGGAGATGGGTAA
- the LOC142550000 gene encoding B3 domain-containing transcription repressor VAL1-like isoform X3 yields MGSENCMNDACRTTTLSEWKKGWSLKSGGFATLCHYCGLAYENSVFCETFHFKESGWRECKLCRKIIHCGCTASRYLYEYMDFGGISCLSCAKHLEIQPVQPVQDDSLVLILESFKQTPSDLPCGPFMTNGVKDVYPLVTEHKRNDDKFSTERLLQLTKAVEATDVISKLGQVRREESMLKTVDTQNCVSNLRQQCSSPAFLKTDIGQPKQEVKDTHESLTQQSQNFSLATPLGSSSSHLPFVGEITEGVEQSKSSFQHGKSTKQAFSKPVKNSPASCSETNKGNIAQKRFARPPADGRGRTQLLPRYWPKITDQELQQLSGDLKSSIVPLFEKILSASDAGRIGRLVLPKACAEAYFPPINQSEGIPIRIQDIKGKHWTFQFRFWPNNNSRMYVLEGVTPCIQNMQVQAGDVVTFSRIDPGGQLVIGCRKATNNSDVQDSHATILPNGNSYGEMSYSGVTDTLLTTGGRTSDDSMQQSNHVSEKKLRNIKNIRHLMPNDEAVELRITWEEAQELLRPSPSAKPTIVVVEDLEFEEFDEPPIFGKRTIFTSRLSGEQEQLAQCDICSKWRRLPVHALLSAEWTCSDNTWDSNRCSCSALDDISLQDLEALFTYNNEFKKRRISDNVSKEGEPSGLDALATIAVLGDNIGDTGESSAGATTRHPRHRPGCSCIVCIQPPSGKGKHEPTCKCNVCSTVKRRFKTLMMRKKKRQSERENELAQVKDKPACAKICFEKEEEDIAGNALLDMNHQKANEDGNLMHLDEAKMGRLDLNCDPYREEDGMSLTTLMSVSTLPFDMFLGKPDALPTLEASMLRKEDNVAGEGAILPRDSGQENNPGDG; encoded by the exons ATGGGGTCAGAGAATTGCATGAATGACGCGTGCCGTACGACGACGTTGTCTGAGTGGAAAAAAGGTTGGAGCTTGAAATCAGGAGGATTCGCCACGCTTTGTCACTACTGCGG ATTAGCGTATGAGAATTCAGTCTTCTGTGAGACATTCCACTTTAAGGAATCTGGTTGGAGGGAATGCAAATTATGTAGGAAG ATCATCCACTGTGGGTGCACTGCTTCAAGATATCTGTATGAATACATGGATTTCGGAGGTATCAGTTGCCTAAGCTGTGCAAAGCATTTGGAAATTCAACCTGTGCAACCAGTTCAG GATGATTCCTTGGTACTTATACTTGAATCATTCAAGCAGACTCCCAGTGATCTTCCCTGTGGCCCGTTTATGACAAATGGTGTAAAAGATGTGTATCCTCTAGTTACTGAGCATAAAAGAAATGACGACAAATTTAGTACTGAGAGACTTCTTCAGTTGACGAAGGCTGTGGAAGCAACTGACGTGATTTCGAAGCTCGGGCAAGTTAGACGAGAAGAATCTATGTTGAAAACCGTGGACACCCAAAACTGCGTATCAAATCTCAGACAGCAGTGTTCCTCACCTGCTTTTCTCAAAACAGATATCGGTCAACCAAAACAAGAAGTTAAAGATACACACGAGTCTCTGACTCAGCAGTCTCAAAACTTCTCTTTGGCAACTCCTTTAGGTAGCTCAAGTTCGCATCTGCCTTTTGTTGGAGAGATTACTGAAGGGGTCGAACAGAGCAAAAGTTCTTTCCAACATGGTAAAAGTACAAAGCAAGCATTCTCAAAGCCAGTCAAGAATAGTCCTGCATCCTGTTCAGAGACAAACAAAGGCAATATTGCGCAAAAACGTTTTGCTAGGCCTCCAGCTGATGGGCGGGGTCGGACTCAGCTGCTTCCTCGCTACTGGCCTAAGATCACGGATCAAGAATTGCAGCAATTATCCGGAGA CTTGAAATCCTCGATTgtaccattgtttgagaagatCCTGAGTGCAAGTGACGCTGGCCGAATTGGTCGCTTGGTCCTTCCTAAAGCCTGTGCTGAA GCATATTTTCCGCCTATTAATCAATCAGAAGGTATACCTATAAGGATTCAGGACATAAAAGGAAAACATTGGACATTTCAATTTAGATTTTGGCCTAATAATAACAGCCGAATGTATGTATTGGAGGGTGTTACCCCTTGCATCCAAAATATGCAAGTACAAGCCGGTGACGTAG TGACGTTTAGTCGGATAGATCCTGGGGGTCAGCTCGTGATAGGCTGTCGGAAGGCGACAAATAACAGTGATGTGCAG GATTCTCATGCAACCATCCTTCCAAATGGTAATTCTTATGGGGAAATGTCGTATTCTGGTGTCACCGACACTTTGCTTACC ACTGGAGGCCGAACATCTGATGATTCCATGCAGCAAAGTAATCATGTGTCTGAGAAGAAGTTGAGAAACATTAAAAATATACGGCATCTTATGCCCAATGATGAAGCTGTGGAGCTGAGAATTACATGGGAAGAAGCACAAGAGTTGCTTCGTCCCTCACCATCTGCCAAACCAACCATTGTCGTGGTCGAGGACCTTGAATTTGAAGAATTTGAT GAGCCACCAATTTTCGGTAAGAGGACAATTTTCACTTCTCGACTTTCAGG AGAGCAGGAACAACTTGCACAATGCGACATTTGCTCAAAATGGCGAAGATTACCTGTTCATGCTCTTCTTTCTGCCGAGTGGACTTGTTCAGATAATACTTGGGACTCGAATAG GTGTTCATGTTCAGCACTAGACGATATAAGTCTGCAGGATCTGGAAGCTCTCTTTACCTATAACAATG AGTTTAAGAAGAGAAGAATTTCAGATAATGTGTCCAAAGAAGGGGAGCCGTCTGGCTTAGATGCGTTGGCTACCATTGCAGTTCTAGGAGACAACATTGGCGACACGGGAGAGTCTTCTGCTGGGGCCACCACAAGACATCCTCGACACCGGCCAGGATGCTCTTGCATTGTTTGCATCCAACCTCCCAGTGGGAAAGGAAAACACGAGCCCACATGCAAATGCAACGTCTGTTCAACCGTAAAACGCCGATTCAAGACTCTAATGATGCGGAAGAAGAAGAGACAATCAGAACGTGAGAATGAGCTCGCCCAGGTGAAAGATAAGCCTGCTTGTGCCAAAATTTGTTTCGAGAAGGAAGAAGAAGATATCGCTGGAAATGCTCTTTTAGATATGAATCATCAGAAGGCAAACGAAGATGGAAATCTAATGCATTTGGACGAGGCGAAAATGGGAAGATTGGATTTGAACTGTGATCCGTATCGTGAAGAGGATGGGATGAGCTTGACAACGTTGATGAGCGTTTCTACTCTTCCTTTCGATATGTTCTTGGGGAAGCCGGATGCCTTACCAACCCTTGAAGCATCTATGCTTAGGAAGGAAGATAATGTTGCCGGTGAAGGAGCCATTCTTCCTAGAGATTCGGGACAAGAAAATAATCCAGGAGATGGGTAA
- the LOC142550000 gene encoding B3 domain-containing transcription repressor VAL1-like isoform X4 produces MGSENCMNDACRTTTLSEWKKGWSLKSGGFATLCHYCGLAYENSVFCETFHFKESGWRECKLCRKIIHCGCTASRYLYEYMDFGGISCLSCAKHLEIQPVQPVQTPSDLPCGPFMTNGVKDVYPLVTEHKRNDDKFSTERLLQLTKAVEATDVISKLGQVRREESMLKTVDTQNCVSNLRQQCSSPAFLKTDIGQPKQEVKDTHESLTQQSQNFSLATPLGSSSSHLPFVGEITEGVEQSKSSFQHGKSTKQAFSKPVKNSPASCSETNKGNIAQKRFARPPADGRGRTQLLPRYWPKITDQELQQLSGDLKSSIVPLFEKILSASDAGRIGRLVLPKACAEAYFPPINQSEGIPIRIQDIKGKHWTFQFRFWPNNNSRMYVLEGVTPCIQNMQVQAGDVVTFSRIDPGGQLVIGCRKATNNSDVQDSHATILPNGNSYGEMSYSGVTDTLLTTGGRTSDDSMQQSNHVSEKKLRNIKNIRHLMPNDEAVELRITWEEAQELLRPSPSAKPTIVVVEDLEFEEFDEPPIFGKRTIFTSRLSGEQEQLAQCDICSKWRRLPVHALLSAEWTCSDNTWDSNRCSCSALDDISLQDLEALFTYNNEFKKRRISDNVSKEGEPSGLDALATIAVLGDNIGDTGESSAGATTRHPRHRPGCSCIVCIQPPSGKGKHEPTCKCNVCSTVKRRFKTLMMRKKKRQSERENELAQVKDKPACAKICFEKEEEDIAGNALLDMNHQKANEDGNLMHLDEAKMGRLDLNCDPYREEDGMSLTTLMSVSTLPFDMFLGKPDALPTLEASMLRKEDNVAGEGAILPRDSGQENNPGDG; encoded by the exons ATGGGGTCAGAGAATTGCATGAATGACGCGTGCCGTACGACGACGTTGTCTGAGTGGAAAAAAGGTTGGAGCTTGAAATCAGGAGGATTCGCCACGCTTTGTCACTACTGCGG ATTAGCGTATGAGAATTCAGTCTTCTGTGAGACATTCCACTTTAAGGAATCTGGTTGGAGGGAATGCAAATTATGTAGGAAG ATCATCCACTGTGGGTGCACTGCTTCAAGATATCTGTATGAATACATGGATTTCGGAGGTATCAGTTGCCTAAGCTGTGCAAAGCATTTGGAAATTCAACCTGTGCAACCAGTTCAG ACTCCCAGTGATCTTCCCTGTGGCCCGTTTATGACAAATGGTGTAAAAGATGTGTATCCTCTAGTTACTGAGCATAAAAGAAATGACGACAAATTTAGTACTGAGAGACTTCTTCAGTTGACGAAGGCTGTGGAAGCAACTGACGTGATTTCGAAGCTCGGGCAAGTTAGACGAGAAGAATCTATGTTGAAAACCGTGGACACCCAAAACTGCGTATCAAATCTCAGACAGCAGTGTTCCTCACCTGCTTTTCTCAAAACAGATATCGGTCAACCAAAACAAGAAGTTAAAGATACACACGAGTCTCTGACTCAGCAGTCTCAAAACTTCTCTTTGGCAACTCCTTTAGGTAGCTCAAGTTCGCATCTGCCTTTTGTTGGAGAGATTACTGAAGGGGTCGAACAGAGCAAAAGTTCTTTCCAACATGGTAAAAGTACAAAGCAAGCATTCTCAAAGCCAGTCAAGAATAGTCCTGCATCCTGTTCAGAGACAAACAAAGGCAATATTGCGCAAAAACGTTTTGCTAGGCCTCCAGCTGATGGGCGGGGTCGGACTCAGCTGCTTCCTCGCTACTGGCCTAAGATCACGGATCAAGAATTGCAGCAATTATCCGGAGA CTTGAAATCCTCGATTgtaccattgtttgagaagatCCTGAGTGCAAGTGACGCTGGCCGAATTGGTCGCTTGGTCCTTCCTAAAGCCTGTGCTGAA GCATATTTTCCGCCTATTAATCAATCAGAAGGTATACCTATAAGGATTCAGGACATAAAAGGAAAACATTGGACATTTCAATTTAGATTTTGGCCTAATAATAACAGCCGAATGTATGTATTGGAGGGTGTTACCCCTTGCATCCAAAATATGCAAGTACAAGCCGGTGACGTAG TGACGTTTAGTCGGATAGATCCTGGGGGTCAGCTCGTGATAGGCTGTCGGAAGGCGACAAATAACAGTGATGTGCAG GATTCTCATGCAACCATCCTTCCAAATGGTAATTCTTATGGGGAAATGTCGTATTCTGGTGTCACCGACACTTTGCTTACC ACTGGAGGCCGAACATCTGATGATTCCATGCAGCAAAGTAATCATGTGTCTGAGAAGAAGTTGAGAAACATTAAAAATATACGGCATCTTATGCCCAATGATGAAGCTGTGGAGCTGAGAATTACATGGGAAGAAGCACAAGAGTTGCTTCGTCCCTCACCATCTGCCAAACCAACCATTGTCGTGGTCGAGGACCTTGAATTTGAAGAATTTGAT GAGCCACCAATTTTCGGTAAGAGGACAATTTTCACTTCTCGACTTTCAGG AGAGCAGGAACAACTTGCACAATGCGACATTTGCTCAAAATGGCGAAGATTACCTGTTCATGCTCTTCTTTCTGCCGAGTGGACTTGTTCAGATAATACTTGGGACTCGAATAG GTGTTCATGTTCAGCACTAGACGATATAAGTCTGCAGGATCTGGAAGCTCTCTTTACCTATAACAATG AGTTTAAGAAGAGAAGAATTTCAGATAATGTGTCCAAAGAAGGGGAGCCGTCTGGCTTAGATGCGTTGGCTACCATTGCAGTTCTAGGAGACAACATTGGCGACACGGGAGAGTCTTCTGCTGGGGCCACCACAAGACATCCTCGACACCGGCCAGGATGCTCTTGCATTGTTTGCATCCAACCTCCCAGTGGGAAAGGAAAACACGAGCCCACATGCAAATGCAACGTCTGTTCAACCGTAAAACGCCGATTCAAGACTCTAATGATGCGGAAGAAGAAGAGACAATCAGAACGTGAGAATGAGCTCGCCCAGGTGAAAGATAAGCCTGCTTGTGCCAAAATTTGTTTCGAGAAGGAAGAAGAAGATATCGCTGGAAATGCTCTTTTAGATATGAATCATCAGAAGGCAAACGAAGATGGAAATCTAATGCATTTGGACGAGGCGAAAATGGGAAGATTGGATTTGAACTGTGATCCGTATCGTGAAGAGGATGGGATGAGCTTGACAACGTTGATGAGCGTTTCTACTCTTCCTTTCGATATGTTCTTGGGGAAGCCGGATGCCTTACCAACCCTTGAAGCATCTATGCTTAGGAAGGAAGATAATGTTGCCGGTGAAGGAGCCATTCTTCCTAGAGATTCGGGACAAGAAAATAATCCAGGAGATGGGTAA
- the LOC142550000 gene encoding B3 domain-containing transcription repressor VAL1-like isoform X2 yields the protein MGSENCMNDACRTTTLSEWKKGWSLKSGGFATLCHYCGLAYENSVFCETFHFKESGWRECKLCRKIIHCGCTASRYLYEYMDFGGISCLSCAKHLEIQPVQPVQTPSDLPCGPFMTNGVKDVYPLVTEHKRNDDKFSTERLLQLTKAVEATDVISKLGQVRREESMLKTVDTQNCVSNLRQQCSSPAFLKTDIGQPKQEVKDTHESLTQQSQNFSLATPLGSSSSHLPFVGEITEGVEQSKSSFQHGKSTKQAFSKPVKNSPASCSETNKGNIAQKRFARPPADGRGRTQLLPRYWPKITDQELQQLSGDLKSSIVPLFEKILSASDAGRIGRLVLPKACAEAYFPPINQSEGIPIRIQDIKGKHWTFQFRFWPNNNSRMYVLEGVTPCIQNMQVQAGDVVTFSRIDPGGQLVIGCRKATNNSDVQDSHATILPNGNSYGEMSYSGVTDTLLTVSYYFLFLLDSFFYCFYAYDNDIIFFPYIRKTGGRTSDDSMQQSNHVSEKKLRNIKNIRHLMPNDEAVELRITWEEAQELLRPSPSAKPTIVVVEDLEFEEFDEPPIFGKRTIFTSRLSGEQEQLAQCDICSKWRRLPVHALLSAEWTCSDNTWDSNRCSCSALDDISLQDLEALFTYNNEFKKRRISDNVSKEGEPSGLDALATIAVLGDNIGDTGESSAGATTRHPRHRPGCSCIVCIQPPSGKGKHEPTCKCNVCSTVKRRFKTLMMRKKKRQSERENELAQVKDKPACAKICFEKEEEDIAGNALLDMNHQKANEDGNLMHLDEAKMGRLDLNCDPYREEDGMSLTTLMSVSTLPFDMFLGKPDALPTLEASMLRKEDNVAGEGAILPRDSGQENNPGDG from the exons ATGGGGTCAGAGAATTGCATGAATGACGCGTGCCGTACGACGACGTTGTCTGAGTGGAAAAAAGGTTGGAGCTTGAAATCAGGAGGATTCGCCACGCTTTGTCACTACTGCGG ATTAGCGTATGAGAATTCAGTCTTCTGTGAGACATTCCACTTTAAGGAATCTGGTTGGAGGGAATGCAAATTATGTAGGAAG ATCATCCACTGTGGGTGCACTGCTTCAAGATATCTGTATGAATACATGGATTTCGGAGGTATCAGTTGCCTAAGCTGTGCAAAGCATTTGGAAATTCAACCTGTGCAACCAGTTCAG ACTCCCAGTGATCTTCCCTGTGGCCCGTTTATGACAAATGGTGTAAAAGATGTGTATCCTCTAGTTACTGAGCATAAAAGAAATGACGACAAATTTAGTACTGAGAGACTTCTTCAGTTGACGAAGGCTGTGGAAGCAACTGACGTGATTTCGAAGCTCGGGCAAGTTAGACGAGAAGAATCTATGTTGAAAACCGTGGACACCCAAAACTGCGTATCAAATCTCAGACAGCAGTGTTCCTCACCTGCTTTTCTCAAAACAGATATCGGTCAACCAAAACAAGAAGTTAAAGATACACACGAGTCTCTGACTCAGCAGTCTCAAAACTTCTCTTTGGCAACTCCTTTAGGTAGCTCAAGTTCGCATCTGCCTTTTGTTGGAGAGATTACTGAAGGGGTCGAACAGAGCAAAAGTTCTTTCCAACATGGTAAAAGTACAAAGCAAGCATTCTCAAAGCCAGTCAAGAATAGTCCTGCATCCTGTTCAGAGACAAACAAAGGCAATATTGCGCAAAAACGTTTTGCTAGGCCTCCAGCTGATGGGCGGGGTCGGACTCAGCTGCTTCCTCGCTACTGGCCTAAGATCACGGATCAAGAATTGCAGCAATTATCCGGAGA CTTGAAATCCTCGATTgtaccattgtttgagaagatCCTGAGTGCAAGTGACGCTGGCCGAATTGGTCGCTTGGTCCTTCCTAAAGCCTGTGCTGAA GCATATTTTCCGCCTATTAATCAATCAGAAGGTATACCTATAAGGATTCAGGACATAAAAGGAAAACATTGGACATTTCAATTTAGATTTTGGCCTAATAATAACAGCCGAATGTATGTATTGGAGGGTGTTACCCCTTGCATCCAAAATATGCAAGTACAAGCCGGTGACGTAG TGACGTTTAGTCGGATAGATCCTGGGGGTCAGCTCGTGATAGGCTGTCGGAAGGCGACAAATAACAGTGATGTGCAG GATTCTCATGCAACCATCCTTCCAAATGGTAATTCTTATGGGGAAATGTCGTATTCTGGTGTCACCGACACTTTGCTTACCGTAAGTTATTACTTTCTTTTTTTACTTGATTCattcttttattgtttttacGCCTATGATAATGACATAATCTTCTTTCCCTATATTCGGAAGACTGGAGGCCGAACATCTGATGATTCCATGCAGCAAAGTAATCATGTGTCTGAGAAGAAGTTGAGAAACATTAAAAATATACGGCATCTTATGCCCAATGATGAAGCTGTGGAGCTGAGAATTACATGGGAAGAAGCACAAGAGTTGCTTCGTCCCTCACCATCTGCCAAACCAACCATTGTCGTGGTCGAGGACCTTGAATTTGAAGAATTTGAT GAGCCACCAATTTTCGGTAAGAGGACAATTTTCACTTCTCGACTTTCAGG AGAGCAGGAACAACTTGCACAATGCGACATTTGCTCAAAATGGCGAAGATTACCTGTTCATGCTCTTCTTTCTGCCGAGTGGACTTGTTCAGATAATACTTGGGACTCGAATAG GTGTTCATGTTCAGCACTAGACGATATAAGTCTGCAGGATCTGGAAGCTCTCTTTACCTATAACAATG AGTTTAAGAAGAGAAGAATTTCAGATAATGTGTCCAAAGAAGGGGAGCCGTCTGGCTTAGATGCGTTGGCTACCATTGCAGTTCTAGGAGACAACATTGGCGACACGGGAGAGTCTTCTGCTGGGGCCACCACAAGACATCCTCGACACCGGCCAGGATGCTCTTGCATTGTTTGCATCCAACCTCCCAGTGGGAAAGGAAAACACGAGCCCACATGCAAATGCAACGTCTGTTCAACCGTAAAACGCCGATTCAAGACTCTAATGATGCGGAAGAAGAAGAGACAATCAGAACGTGAGAATGAGCTCGCCCAGGTGAAAGATAAGCCTGCTTGTGCCAAAATTTGTTTCGAGAAGGAAGAAGAAGATATCGCTGGAAATGCTCTTTTAGATATGAATCATCAGAAGGCAAACGAAGATGGAAATCTAATGCATTTGGACGAGGCGAAAATGGGAAGATTGGATTTGAACTGTGATCCGTATCGTGAAGAGGATGGGATGAGCTTGACAACGTTGATGAGCGTTTCTACTCTTCCTTTCGATATGTTCTTGGGGAAGCCGGATGCCTTACCAACCCTTGAAGCATCTATGCTTAGGAAGGAAGATAATGTTGCCGGTGAAGGAGCCATTCTTCCTAGAGATTCGGGACAAGAAAATAATCCAGGAGATGGGTAA